One genomic segment of Arachis duranensis cultivar V14167 chromosome 4, aradu.V14167.gnm2.J7QH, whole genome shotgun sequence includes these proteins:
- the LOC107483324 gene encoding stilbene synthase 1 isoform X1 yields the protein MVSVSGIRKVQRAEGPATVLAIGTANPLNCVDQSTYADYYFRVTNSEHMTDLKKKFQRICERTQIKNRHMYLTEEILKENPNMCAYKAPSLDAREDMMIREVPRVGKEAATKAIKEWGQPMSKITHLIFCTTSGVALPGVDYELIVLLGLDPSVKRYMMYHQGCFAGGTVLRLAKDLAENNKDARVLIVCSENTSVTFRGPSETDMDSLVGQALFADGAAAIIIGSDPVPEVENPLFEIVSTDQQLVPNSHGAIGGLLREVGLTFYLNKSVPDIISQNINDALSKAFDPLGIFDYNSIFWIAHPGGRAILDQVEQKVNLKPEKMKATRDVLSNYGNMSSACVFFIMDLMRKKSLKRGLKTTGEGLDWGVLFGFGPGLTIETVVLCSVAI from the exons ATGGTGTCTGTCAGTGGAATTCGCAAGGTTCAAAGGGCAGAAGGTCCAGCAACGGTATTGGCGATCGGAACAGCAAATCCACTGAACTGTGTTGATCAGAGTACATATGCAGATTATTATTTTAGAGTAACCAATAGCGAACACATGACTGATCTCAAGAAAAAATTTCAGCGCATCt GTGAGAGAACACAGATCAAGAACAGACATATGTACTTAACAGAAGAGATACTGAAAGAGAACCCTAACATGTGCGCATACAAGGCACCGTCATTGGATGCAAGAGAAGATATGATGATTAGGGAGGTACCAAGGGTTGGAAAAGAGGCTGCAACTAAGGCCATCAAAGAATGGGGCCAGCCAATGTCTAAGATCACACATTTGATCTTCTGCACCACCAGCGGCGTTGCGTTGCCTGGCGTTGATTACGAACTCATCGTACTCTTAGGACTCGACCCAAGCGTCAAGAGGTACATGATGTACCACCAAGGCTGCTTCGCTGGCGGCACTGTCCTTCGTTTGGCTAAAGACTTGGCTGAAAACAACAAAGATGCTCGTGTTCTTATTGTTTGTTCTGAAAATACTTCAGTCACTTTCCGTGGTCCTAGTGAGACAGACATGGATAGTCTTGTAGGGCAAGCATTGTTTGCCGATGGAGCTGCTGCCATTATCATTGGTTCTGATCCTGTTCCAGAGGTTGAGAATCCTCTCTTTGAGATTGTTTCAACTGATCAACAACTTGTCCCTAACAGCCATGGAGCCATCGGTGGTCTCCTTCGTGAAGTCGGACTTACATTCTATCTTAACAAGAGTGTTCCTGATATTATTTCCCAAAATATCAACGACGCACTCAGTAAAGCTTTTGATCCATTGGGTATATTTGATTATAACTCAATATTTTGGATTGCACACCCTGGTGGACGTGCAATTCTGGACCAGGTTGAACAGAAGGTAAACTTGAAGCCGGAGAAGATGAAAGCCACCAGAGATGTGCTTAGCAATTATGGCAACATGTCAAGTGCGTGTGTGTTTTTCATCATGGATTTGATGAGGAAGAAGTCCCTTAAAAGAGGGCTTAAAACCACTGGAGAAGGACTTGATTGGGGTGTTCTTTTTGGTTTTGGTCCTGGTCTCACTATTGAAACAGTTGTTCTCTGTAGCGTAGCCATATGA